A part of Clostridium novyi genomic DNA contains:
- the epsC gene encoding serine O-acetyltransferase EpsC, giving the protein MFKFFKVLKYDIDNVLENDPAARNRIEVLLLYPCIHALIYYRMAHFFYRKRSYFIARFISQFARFLTGIEIHPGAKIGKGLFIDHGMGVVIGETAEVGDNVTLYHGVTLGGTGKDKGKRHPTVGNNVLIGSGAKILGPIYIGDYAKIGANAVVLKEVPDGATVVGIPGKVVHSITMDNTKK; this is encoded by the coding sequence ATGTTTAAATTTTTTAAAGTTCTTAAGTATGATATAGATAATGTTTTGGAGAATGATCCAGCAGCTAGAAATAGAATAGAGGTATTATTGTTATATCCATGTATTCATGCATTAATATATTATAGAATGGCACACTTTTTTTATAGAAAAAGGAGCTATTTTATCGCAAGATTCATATCACAATTTGCAAGATTTTTAACGGGAATAGAAATTCATCCAGGTGCAAAAATAGGAAAAGGATTATTTATAGACCATGGTATGGGAGTTGTAATAGGTGAAACAGCAGAAGTAGGGGATAATGTAACACTATATCATGGGGTTACTCTTGGTGGAACAGGAAAGGATAAAGGTAAAAGGCATCCTACAGTTGGCAATAATGTGCTTATAGGGTCTGGTGCCAAGATACTTGGACCTATATATATCGGAGATTATGCAAAGATTGGTGCAAATGCTGTTGTTTTAAAGGAGGTTCCGGATGGAGCAACTGTTGTTGGAATACCTGGTAAAGTAGTTCATTCTATAACTATGGATAATACTAAGAAATAA
- the sleB gene encoding spore cortex-lytic enzyme — MKGRLDFKRICLLVVVLLFSYAGIPQNIIPYYNAVKTSVYKYGTKDSIVTEIQRRLKAWDYYNGELDGKYGYETYLAVKEFQRKNDLTVDGIVGDYTLAALGINDGKGGGQHAIASNNSTSNNSDVMLLARLINGEARGEPYEGQVAVGAVVLNRTRDSRFPSSIAGVIYQPGAFTAIVDGQINAELEQSSIKAARDALNGWDPSDGAVYYFNPDTATSGWIWSRPLIKIIGKHRFCS, encoded by the coding sequence ATGAAAGGTAGATTGGATTTTAAGAGGATATGTTTACTTGTAGTAGTATTATTATTTTCATATGCGGGTATTCCTCAAAATATAATTCCGTATTATAACGCTGTTAAGACTTCGGTATATAAGTATGGAACTAAAGATTCTATTGTAACGGAAATACAAAGAAGATTAAAAGCATGGGATTATTATAATGGGGAATTAGATGGTAAATATGGATACGAAACTTATTTAGCGGTAAAAGAGTTTCAAAGAAAAAATGATCTTACAGTAGATGGAATAGTAGGAGATTATACTTTGGCTGCCCTTGGAATAAATGACGGAAAAGGGGGAGGTCAACATGCAATAGCATCTAATAATTCTACATCTAATAACTCAGATGTAATGTTACTTGCAAGATTAATAAATGGAGAAGCTAGAGGGGAACCATATGAAGGGCAAGTAGCTGTTGGAGCTGTAGTGTTAAACAGAACTAGAGATTCAAGATTTCCATCTTCAATAGCAGGAGTTATATATCAACCAGGTGCTTTTACAGCTATAGTTGATGGACAGATAAATGCGGAACTTGAGCAAAGTTCAATTAAAGCAGCCCGAGATGCTTTAAATGGATGGGATCCATCAGATGGAGCGGTATATTATTTTAATCCTGATACTGCTACAAGTGGATGGATTTGGTCTAGACCCCTTATAAAAATAATAGGAAAACATAGATTTTGCAGCTAA